One Elgaria multicarinata webbii isolate HBS135686 ecotype San Diego chromosome 6, rElgMul1.1.pri, whole genome shotgun sequence DNA segment encodes these proteins:
- the TSTD2 gene encoding thiosulfate sulfurtransferase/rhodanese-like domain-containing protein 2, which produces MPSCCDIAMTSSFSLPDGDNETEFCILTFADLELKDHTPFPSKSHFKAVLDASSRKKYASAKKKAFALFVKAKEVVADTCCPMAACQGGISWRCCQQTFKDLTAIHRHVAGQHSGDVGQQTAVILKQMAGDHNVSVDETPRPNRSLCRNQEMFHRLPDTSHIGADEMRSEVGQVLLYYCYCEVADPWGLCEWQKALCQHLHLTGKVRIASEGINGTVGGSKAATGLYIDAMLSHPLFKSTLTKEDFKTSAGGTHCFPDLRIGVFEEIVPMGIHPEKVSYKETGIHLTPKEFHLEVEKYLSRGDKEQVDTILLDCRNFYESKIGHFQGCLAPDIRKFSYFPTYVDENLDLFRGKRVLMYCTGGIRCERGSAYLRSKGICKGVYHLKGGIHKYLEEFPDGFYRGKLFVFDERYTISSNGDVISACRYCGTLWDQYRLCSTQPCCQLVLTCPECQLRGLTACCPLCQEKGLALASNPSGPAFKEECECTGTRQQVPVEHV; this is translated from the exons ATGCCCAGCTGCTGTGACATAGCAATGACTTCTTCTTTCTCATTGCCTGATGGAGACAACGAAACAGaattttgcattttaacattTGCGGACCTAGAGCTGAAAGATCACACCCCTTTCCCATCCAAGAGCCACTTCAAAGCTGTATTAGATGCCAGCAGTCGAAAGAAATACGCGTCTGCAAAGAAGAAG GCATTTGCTCTCTTCGTCAAAGCCAAGGAAGTGGTCGCTGACACGTGCTGTCCAATGGCTGCTTGCCAGGGGGGAATTTCTTGGAGATGCTGCCAGCAGACCTTCAAGGACCTGACTGCAATCCACAGGCATGTCGCTGGCCAGCATTCAGGTGATGTGGGGCAGCAAACAGCGGTGATCTTAAAGCAGATGGCAGGCGACCACAATGTGTCTGTGGATGAGACGCCTCGGCCTAACAGGTCCCTGTGTAGAAACCAGGAGATGTTTCACAGGCTCCCGGATACAAGCCACATTGGTGCGGATGAAATGAGAAG TGAGGTGGGGCAAGTTCTGCTTTACTATTGTTACTGCGAGGTGGCAGATCCCTGGGGACTCTGTGAGTGGCAGAAGGCTTTATGTCAACACCTTCATCTGACTGGCAAG GTGCGAATCGCTTCGGAAGGAATTAATGGAACTGTTGGTGGGAGCAAGGCAGCCACTGGCCTTTACATAGATGCCATGTTGTCTCATCCCCTCTTTAAAAGCACTTTGACGAAGGAAGATTTCAAG ACCAGCGCAGGAGGAACCCACTGTTTCCCAGACCTTCGAATTGGTGTCTTTGAAGAAATAGTACCAATGGGAATTCACCCAGAGAAAGTCTCTTACAAAGAAACTG GAATCCATTTGACTCCAAAGGAGTTTCATTTAGAAGTGGAGAAATATCTTTCCCGAGGTGACAAAGAGCAGGTTGACACCATTTTGCTGGATTGCCGGAACTTCTATGAAAGTAAAATA GGACATTTCCAAGGGTGTTTGGCTCCAGACATCCGGAAATTCAGCTACTTCCCCACCTACGTAGATGAGAACTTGGATCTTTTCAGGGGCAAACGGGTCCTGATGTACTGCACAGGAGGAATCCGTTGTGAGCGGGGTTCGGCCTACCTGCGGTCCAAG GGCATATGCAAAGGAGTGTACCATCTCAAGGGAGGCATCCACAAGTACCTGGAAGAATTTCCAGATGGGTTCTACCGAGGGAAGCTCTTTGTCTTTGATGAACGTTACACCATCTCCTCCAATGGCGACGTGATTTCAG CCTGCCGTTATTGCGGGACGCTCTGGGACCAGTACCGCCTCTGCTCCACCCAGCCGTGTTGCCAGCTTGTCCTGACATGCCCAGAATGCCAGCTGAGGGGGCTCACGGCCTGCTGCCCCCTATGCCAGGAGAAAGGCCTCGCCCTGGCTTCAAACCCTTCTGGACCAGCCTTTAAGGAGGAGTGCGAGTGCACGGGCACGCGGCAGCAGGTTCCAGTGGAACACGTTTAA